One window from the genome of Magnolia sinica isolate HGM2019 chromosome 4, MsV1, whole genome shotgun sequence encodes:
- the LOC131244531 gene encoding uncharacterized protein LOC131244531 yields MATTDGHFCELMKKYGKVALDIHFSVSAASIIGLYVAIKNNVDVESLFDKIGLSSFSKPDPGQDLPAHSIDGLIIDDLPPLILEQKKNRTSELAASSEGALALAVICNKALFPVRVPITIALTPAVSRFLARWRINKNSV; encoded by the coding sequence ATGGCTACAACCGATGGGCACTTCTGTGAGCTGATGAAGAAGTATGGAAAGGTGGCACTCGACATTCACTTCTCTGTCTCAGCCGCTTCCATCATCGGCCTCTATGTCGCAATCAAGAATAACGTCGACGTTGAGTCCCTCTTCGACAAGATCGGCCTCTCCAGCTTCTCCAAACCAGACCCGGGCCAAGACCTGCCCGCCCACTCTATCGATGGTCTCATCATTGATGACCTGCCGCCTCTCATTCTTGAGCAGAAGAAGAATCGAACTTCCGAATTGGCAGCTTCGAGCGAGGGTGCGCTTGCACTGGCAGTCATTTGCAACAAGGCCTTATTCCCCGTCCGGGTTCCAATCACCATCGCTCTCACTCCAGCAGTCTCAAGATTCTTGGCACGGTGGAGGATTAATAAGAATAGTGTATGA